One window of Botrimarina mediterranea genomic DNA carries:
- the leuC gene encoding 3-isopropylmalate dehydratase large subunit, protein MSTPRTLFEKIWDNHVVHAEAGRSTILYIDLQLVHEVTSAQAFEGLRLAGRKVRQPARTVATADHNVPTTDRSLPIVDLISKQQIDTLTKNCADFGITYYGLGHLNQGVVHVMGPELGYTQPGMTIVCGDSHTSTHGAFGALAFGIGTSEVEHVLATQTLLQQKPKTMELRVDGQLGPGVTAKDMVLYLIGELTTSGGTGYCLEFTGDVVRGLSMEGRMTVCNMSIEAGARAGMIAPDETTFNYIKGRKYAPQGADWDAAVERWKQLPTDPGAKYDKSLVFAGAEIAPQVSWGTNPGQVASVNSRIPNPADFSDPTDQKTTAAALDYMGVQAGQPITDLKIDRVFIGSCTNGRIEDLRAAAAVAKGHKVAGHVSAMVVPGSGVVKQQAEEEGLDKVFKEAGFEWREAGCSMCLAMNPDKLSPGERCASTSNRNFEGRQGRGGRTHLVSPAMAAAAACAGHFVDVREWS, encoded by the coding sequence ATGTCCACGCCCCGTACGCTGTTCGAAAAGATCTGGGACAACCACGTCGTCCACGCCGAAGCCGGCCGATCGACGATTCTCTACATCGACCTCCAGCTCGTTCACGAGGTCACCAGCGCCCAGGCGTTCGAGGGCCTACGCCTCGCCGGCCGCAAGGTCCGCCAGCCCGCACGAACGGTCGCGACGGCCGACCACAACGTGCCGACCACCGACCGCAGCCTGCCGATCGTCGACCTGATCAGCAAGCAGCAGATCGACACGCTGACGAAGAACTGCGCCGATTTCGGCATCACCTACTACGGCCTCGGGCACCTCAACCAGGGCGTCGTCCACGTGATGGGCCCCGAGCTGGGATACACGCAGCCCGGCATGACAATCGTCTGCGGCGACAGCCACACCAGCACGCACGGCGCGTTCGGCGCGCTGGCGTTTGGGATCGGCACCAGCGAGGTCGAGCACGTCCTGGCGACCCAGACGCTGTTGCAGCAAAAGCCCAAGACCATGGAGCTGCGCGTCGACGGCCAGCTCGGCCCGGGCGTCACGGCCAAGGACATGGTCCTCTACCTAATCGGCGAGCTCACGACCTCCGGCGGCACCGGTTACTGCCTGGAGTTTACAGGAGACGTCGTCCGGGGCCTGTCGATGGAAGGCCGCATGACGGTCTGCAACATGTCGATCGAAGCGGGCGCCCGTGCGGGCATGATCGCCCCGGACGAAACGACCTTCAATTACATCAAGGGCCGCAAGTACGCCCCGCAGGGCGCCGACTGGGACGCCGCGGTCGAGCGCTGGAAGCAACTGCCGACCGATCCGGGCGCGAAGTACGACAAGTCGCTTGTCTTTGCCGGCGCTGAAATCGCCCCGCAGGTCAGCTGGGGCACCAACCCCGGCCAGGTGGCGAGCGTCAACAGCCGCATCCCCAACCCGGCCGACTTCAGCGACCCAACCGACCAGAAGACGACCGCCGCGGCGCTCGACTACATGGGCGTCCAGGCGGGCCAACCGATCACCGATCTGAAGATCGACCGCGTCTTCATCGGCAGCTGCACCAACGGCCGCATCGAAGACCTCCGTGCGGCGGCCGCCGTCGCGAAGGGGCATAAGGTCGCGGGCCACGTCTCGGCGATGGTTGTGCCGGGGTCGGGCGTCGTGAAACAGCAGGCCGAAGAGGAGGGCCTCGACAAGGTCTTCAAGGAAGCCGGCTTCGAGTGGCGCGAGGCGGGTTGCAGCATGTGTCTGGCGATGAACCCCGACAAGCTCTCCCCCGGCGAGCGCTGCGCGTCCACCAGCAACCGCAACTTCGAAGGCCGCCAAGGCCGCGGCGGCCGCACCCACCTGGTGAGCCCCGCGATGGCGGCGGCGGCCGCCTGTGCGGGGCACTTCGTCGATGTTCGGGAGTGGAGTTGA
- a CDS encoding Uma2 family endonuclease, with protein sequence MDLVSNTAATVFVPVTCYTGDTETGVKVPATAHTHDGFRAWAVSDDFPQGVRATFIAGEILVDMSPEYFESHNFLKTEISAVIYGIVRQEKLGRFFSDGALITNEAAALSCEPDATFVSHESFRSGRCRLTEGVSRPNDSKELVGSPDWVVEIVSKSSVRKDKQLLRKAYFDAGVQEYWLIDALSDQVDFELLTRDNAGFVAIEPQDGWLTSTVFSRAFRLTQRRDAAGYVEWSLEVK encoded by the coding sequence ATGGACCTAGTCAGCAACACCGCCGCAACTGTGTTCGTCCCGGTGACCTGCTACACGGGTGACACGGAGACCGGCGTGAAAGTCCCGGCGACCGCCCACACGCACGACGGTTTCCGTGCGTGGGCCGTCTCCGATGATTTTCCCCAGGGCGTCCGAGCGACCTTCATTGCCGGAGAGATCCTCGTTGATATGAGCCCCGAGTACTTCGAGAGCCACAACTTTCTTAAGACCGAGATCAGCGCCGTCATCTACGGCATCGTGCGACAAGAAAAGTTGGGACGGTTCTTCAGCGACGGGGCCCTCATTACCAACGAAGCAGCAGCCCTCTCCTGCGAGCCCGACGCTACTTTCGTCAGTCACGAGTCTTTCCGCTCAGGTCGCTGCCGCTTAACCGAGGGCGTTTCCCGGCCGAACGACAGCAAGGAACTAGTGGGCTCGCCTGACTGGGTGGTCGAAATCGTTAGCAAGTCGTCCGTTCGGAAAGACAAGCAACTGCTTCGGAAGGCCTACTTCGACGCCGGCGTGCAGGAGTACTGGCTGATCGACGCATTGAGTGATCAAGTCGACTTCGAACTGCTCACCCGCGACAACGCCGGCTTCGTCGCAATCGAGCCGCAAGACGGTTGGCTTACCTCGACAGTGTTTTCACGCGCCTTCCGATTAACTCAACGGCGAGATGCAGCCGGTTACGTCGAGTGGTCACTTGAAGTGAAATAA
- a CDS encoding phosphodiester glycosidase family protein — MANGSKCALGLVAAWVVLLVGVVSPTPAAVIPTNLLPYTQVAEPFYGITHYQIFQPYNAPASAPFPREVAIHLVEIDASAPGIEFLGTPGNGATSNEYTRTTTSTFVANNDLAVGINGDFFTTNTGITANVNGLGVSNGDIVSGPGGSGNSLVTFADQSASIITSSTIPAGAWNAVSGNQRLVNNGLNVTPSGSYTTTLNPHTAVGVDAETGNVFFMLVDGRQGDFSGGMRTDEMADLFIDFGVDNAINLDGGGSSTLVFADGIGGASRVVNSPSDNATPQRPGGERLVANHFGVAAIPNPAYVPIPAPARPPVANTDPLLVNLTIFDDFEANEGRFNQAPTFSGSTLGITAASTAERVTGDAQMGDARQKLTLVRDSRTTGARVRHVSGGANPLNNREIEDGELRAMGTEGFVGYFLKTTEPDLMVSLGLDDGFAQGVTGTEIATSLPVIADGEWHLYEWDLSDAAMWNNFAGGNGTINGPGAYIDSIMLFPGASTANTTFDVFIDTVAYNPYGSLALLAIPEPTNATLVASMLLMSLTSRAATRRR; from the coding sequence ATGGCTAACGGATCGAAGTGCGCGCTGGGGTTGGTTGCGGCCTGGGTCGTTCTCTTGGTGGGCGTCGTTTCGCCTACGCCCGCTGCGGTCATCCCGACCAACCTGCTCCCCTACACGCAAGTCGCCGAGCCCTTCTACGGCATCACGCATTACCAGATCTTTCAGCCGTACAACGCTCCGGCGTCGGCGCCCTTCCCGCGGGAGGTCGCCATCCACTTGGTGGAGATCGATGCCTCGGCGCCCGGGATCGAGTTCCTCGGGACGCCCGGTAACGGCGCGACGAGTAACGAGTACACACGCACCACGACGAGCACGTTTGTCGCCAACAACGATTTGGCCGTTGGCATCAACGGCGACTTCTTCACAACCAACACGGGCATCACCGCCAACGTCAATGGCTTGGGCGTCAGCAACGGGGACATCGTCTCGGGCCCTGGCGGCAGCGGCAACTCACTCGTGACCTTCGCCGATCAGTCCGCGTCGATCATTACCAGCTCGACCATCCCCGCCGGCGCGTGGAACGCCGTCAGCGGCAATCAGCGGCTCGTGAACAACGGTCTCAACGTCACCCCTTCGGGCAGCTACACGACGACGCTCAATCCGCATACGGCTGTCGGTGTCGATGCGGAAACAGGGAACGTCTTCTTCATGCTGGTTGACGGCCGGCAGGGCGACTTCTCGGGCGGCATGCGGACCGACGAAATGGCCGACCTGTTTATCGACTTCGGCGTCGATAACGCGATCAACCTCGACGGCGGCGGCAGCTCGACGCTTGTCTTCGCCGACGGCATTGGCGGCGCGTCGCGCGTCGTCAACAGCCCCAGCGACAACGCCACGCCCCAACGCCCCGGCGGCGAGCGCTTGGTCGCCAACCACTTCGGCGTGGCGGCGATCCCGAATCCCGCCTATGTCCCGATCCCGGCGCCCGCGCGTCCGCCGGTGGCCAACACCGATCCGCTGCTGGTTAACCTGACGATCTTCGACGACTTCGAAGCGAACGAAGGCCGTTTCAATCAGGCGCCCACCTTTAGCGGCTCGACTCTCGGCATCACGGCCGCCAGCACCGCCGAGCGCGTTACGGGCGACGCTCAGATGGGCGACGCTCGCCAAAAGCTAACGCTCGTCCGCGACAGCCGCACGACCGGCGCCCGGGTCCGCCACGTCTCCGGCGGCGCCAACCCTCTCAACAACCGCGAAATCGAGGACGGCGAGTTGCGGGCGATGGGAACCGAGGGCTTCGTTGGCTACTTCCTCAAGACCACCGAGCCCGACCTGATGGTCTCGCTCGGCCTCGACGACGGCTTCGCCCAGGGCGTCACCGGAACCGAGATCGCTACTTCGCTCCCCGTGATCGCCGACGGCGAGTGGCACCTCTACGAGTGGGACCTCAGCGACGCGGCTATGTGGAACAACTTCGCCGGCGGCAACGGCACGATCAACGGCCCCGGCGCCTACATCGACTCGATCATGCTCTTCCCGGGCGCGAGCACGGCCAACACCACGTTCGACGTGTTCATCGACACGGTGGCATACAACCCGTACGGCAGCCTCGCCCTGCTGGCGATCCCCGAACCGACGAACGCGACGCTCGTCGCGTCGATGTTGCTCATGTCGCTGACGTCTCGCGCTGCGACGCGGAGACGCTGA
- a CDS encoding carboxypeptidase-like regulatory domain-containing protein codes for MSRPLVGAVALAVAMGPTLARAQNAVAAEHKAADALAVDVALHKDGLLIGQLVGASGKPSADATVRLTLADGRKAEAKTNADGGFAFKNVRGVARLESDKSALLVRSWTGGAAPPNATPAVLLVEGSEIARGQHYAGPVANSTVSHTKRLFANPLFLAGVIGTAVAIPVAIHNADDDDPAS; via the coding sequence ATGTCCCGTCCGCTGGTCGGCGCCGTGGCTTTGGCGGTTGCCATGGGCCCGACGCTCGCCCGGGCCCAGAACGCCGTCGCCGCCGAACATAAGGCCGCCGACGCCCTGGCGGTGGACGTGGCGTTGCACAAGGACGGCCTGTTGATCGGCCAGCTCGTCGGCGCCTCGGGCAAGCCCAGCGCTGACGCGACGGTGCGGCTGACGCTCGCCGATGGCCGCAAGGCGGAAGCCAAGACCAACGCCGACGGCGGCTTTGCTTTCAAGAACGTGCGGGGAGTCGCCCGCCTCGAAAGCGACAAATCCGCACTCTTAGTACGAAGTTGGACCGGCGGAGCGGCCCCTCCCAACGCGACTCCGGCGGTGTTGCTGGTGGAAGGGAGCGAGATCGCCCGAGGTCAGCACTACGCCGGCCCCGTCGCCAATAGCACGGTAAGCCACACCAAGCGTCTCTTCGCCAACCCGCTGTTCCTCGCCGGCGTCATCGGCACGGCGGTGGCGATCCCCGTTGCGATCCACAACGCCGACGACGACGACCCGGCCAGCTGA
- the leuD gene encoding 3-isopropylmalate dehydratase small subunit — MNPFTTHTGLVVAMDRANVDTDQIIPKQFLKRIERTGFGQFLFWDWRADEDGNENPDFELNKPEAKGASVLLARRNFGSGSSREHAPWALEDYGFRVIVAPSFADIFYNNCFKNGMLPIVLSEEQVEELFKRAAQHAKDAGGYRLTADLNTQTLTDEHGFRASFDVDAFRRHCLLNGLDDIGLTLEHEDKIAAFEAKHVHLAPSA; from the coding sequence ATGAATCCCTTCACCACCCACACCGGTCTCGTCGTCGCCATGGACCGGGCCAACGTCGATACCGACCAAATCATCCCCAAGCAGTTCCTCAAGCGGATCGAGCGGACGGGCTTCGGGCAGTTCCTCTTCTGGGACTGGCGCGCGGACGAGGACGGCAACGAGAACCCCGACTTCGAGCTCAACAAGCCCGAGGCCAAGGGCGCCAGCGTGCTGCTCGCGCGGCGTAACTTCGGCAGTGGCTCGAGCCGTGAGCACGCGCCTTGGGCGCTGGAGGACTACGGGTTCCGCGTCATCGTGGCGCCGAGCTTCGCCGACATCTTTTACAACAACTGCTTCAAGAACGGCATGCTGCCGATCGTCCTCAGCGAAGAGCAGGTCGAGGAGTTGTTTAAGCGGGCCGCTCAGCATGCGAAGGACGCGGGCGGCTACCGGCTGACGGCCGACCTCAACACGCAGACGCTCACCGACGAGCACGGCTTCAGGGCGTCGTTCGACGTTGACGCGTTCCGTCGCCACTGCCTGCTTAACGGGTTGGACGATATCGGCTTGACGCTGGAGCACGAGGACAAGATCGCCGCCTTCGAGGCGAAGCACGTCCATTTGGCGCCGAGTGCTTAA
- a CDS encoding serine/threonine protein kinase: MIGSSIENAETVAAPISMLSAIREDSATAGAATGAKESGSRGSGAISAAARGLVRLVEGGSVHLSSETRGILQRRLLLAAALLATGYAAFLIRGLFYWEHTYGVAGSHMFWVHSAATVLTGAIAGWLWKAQSLTLTPLRIAEWAIFGGAAVFFLFVTQNRIDHSAKLEEGAHLPNVVAPWLLLLFTYALFVPNSWRRALRFLAPAALAPIAVILFQKALCPAFQDCYAHGAYSDYLTEHALEMLFALAIAVVGVHTINTLRHEAFAAKQLGQYRLKQKLGSGGMGEVYLAEHQMMKRPCAIKVIRPDKAGDRRNLARFEREVRSTAKLSHWNSIDIFDYGSTPDGTFYYVMEYLPGHNLGELVDLEGALPPSRVVYLMDQVCRALSEAHGIGLVHRDIKPANIFCSYRGGEFDVAKLLDFGLAKPTVAVEGDGASAFLTQEGALTGSPMFMSPEQATAEREADVRSDIYSLGCVLYYLLTGKSPFPYEQVVKVIIAHASEEVLPPRQHNPLLPIELEDIVLRCLEKDPEHRFQTVDELRRALMDVQFEDSWSPERAAEWWNCKACPQRKAMAAAAIEAAAV, translated from the coding sequence GTGATCGGAAGCAGTATCGAGAACGCAGAGACCGTCGCCGCCCCCATCAGCATGCTGTCGGCGATCCGGGAGGACTCCGCAACCGCAGGAGCCGCCACGGGCGCGAAGGAGTCGGGATCGAGAGGTTCTGGCGCCATCAGCGCCGCCGCCCGCGGACTGGTGCGGCTGGTCGAAGGGGGCAGCGTCCACCTCAGCAGCGAGACCCGTGGCATCTTGCAACGCCGGCTGTTGCTCGCCGCGGCCCTGTTGGCGACTGGGTACGCGGCGTTTCTCATCCGGGGACTGTTCTACTGGGAGCACACCTACGGCGTTGCCGGCAGCCACATGTTCTGGGTGCACAGCGCGGCGACGGTGCTCACCGGGGCGATCGCCGGCTGGCTGTGGAAGGCGCAGTCGCTGACGCTCACTCCGCTCCGGATCGCTGAGTGGGCGATCTTCGGCGGCGCCGCGGTCTTCTTCCTGTTCGTGACTCAGAATCGGATCGATCACTCGGCGAAACTCGAGGAGGGCGCCCACCTGCCGAACGTCGTGGCGCCGTGGCTGCTGCTGCTGTTCACTTACGCCCTGTTCGTCCCGAACAGCTGGCGGCGGGCGTTAAGATTCCTGGCCCCGGCGGCATTGGCGCCGATCGCGGTCATCCTCTTCCAGAAGGCGCTCTGCCCCGCGTTCCAGGATTGCTACGCCCACGGCGCCTACAGCGACTACCTCACCGAGCATGCGTTGGAGATGCTCTTCGCGCTGGCGATCGCGGTTGTCGGCGTCCACACGATCAATACGCTGCGGCACGAGGCGTTCGCCGCCAAGCAGCTCGGGCAGTACCGGCTCAAGCAGAAGCTCGGCTCGGGCGGCATGGGCGAAGTCTATCTGGCCGAGCACCAAATGATGAAGCGCCCCTGCGCGATCAAGGTGATCCGCCCCGACAAGGCGGGCGACCGCCGTAATCTGGCCCGCTTCGAGCGCGAGGTCCGCTCGACCGCCAAGCTGTCGCATTGGAACTCGATTGATATCTTCGACTACGGCAGCACGCCCGATGGGACGTTCTATTACGTCATGGAGTATCTGCCGGGGCACAACCTGGGCGAATTGGTGGACCTTGAAGGAGCGCTGCCCCCGTCGCGGGTCGTTTACCTCATGGACCAGGTTTGTCGCGCGTTGTCGGAGGCCCACGGCATCGGCCTGGTGCACCGCGACATCAAGCCGGCGAACATCTTCTGCTCGTACCGCGGCGGCGAATTCGACGTCGCCAAACTACTCGACTTCGGCCTAGCGAAGCCAACGGTCGCCGTCGAAGGGGACGGCGCCAGCGCGTTCCTCACGCAAGAAGGGGCGCTGACCGGCTCGCCGATGTTTATGTCGCCCGAGCAAGCGACGGCCGAACGGGAGGCCGACGTCCGCAGCGACATCTACTCGCTGGGCTGCGTGCTCTATTACCTGCTGACGGGCAAGTCGCCGTTCCCGTACGAGCAGGTGGTGAAGGTGATCATCGCCCACGCCTCGGAGGAAGTCCTCCCGCCCCGGCAGCACAACCCGTTGCTGCCGATCGAGCTAGAGGACATCGTGTTGCGGTGCTTGGAGAAAGACCCCGAACACCGCTTCCAGACGGTGGACGAACTCCGCCGGGCCTTGATGGACGTGCAGTTTGAGGACAGCTGGTCCCCGGAACGCGCCGCCGAGTGGTGGAACTGCAAAGCGTGCCCCCAACGCAAGGCGATGGCCGCCGCCGCGATTGAAGCCGCCGCCGTGTGA
- a CDS encoding SpoIIE family protein phosphatase gives MATLRLVQGVEPGKRFPLTAERSTIGRSSDCEVSLDVAAVSRRHAEVIRRGADFVVEDLGSRNGTYVNGQRIAGPTVLASGDLIGICDQEFAFEGDDAPGRTGLTGMLVGNLSDAKSSLVQMVDDRKTESSEPATDFQATIGVGGGAGGATGWSMSARPEVKLAALIEIAKGLGRAISIDEVLPKLLDSLFKVFTQADRGFVVMRPAPDAPLVPVAAKTRRGDMEEGARISRTIVEEAMTGKKAILSADAASDERFGMAESIAQFQIRSMMCVPLIDSEDEPMGVIQIDTLNQRSRFEQDDLEVLAAVASLASVAVDNARMHDQVIAQRALQRDLELATRMQRALLPAAPPTALGYAFFDFYESARQVGGDYYDYVNLPGGRFAVVLGDVAGKGVAAAIVMAKLSSDVRFALATEPDLASAVKYVNRAFCAQGLEDRFVTMIYTVVDPATNEVTLVNAGHMAPYLRRVSGEVLDVHEEITGLPIGVMDDYDYELAKITLEPGESLTLFTDGFNEAMNATRDLYGLERIAAQVRLPAKTIADLGNNVITDVRKFVNGFDQSDDMCLCVFGRDAD, from the coding sequence ATGGCAACGCTCCGCCTCGTTCAAGGCGTCGAACCGGGCAAGCGGTTCCCGCTCACCGCCGAGCGCTCCACCATCGGCCGCAGCAGCGACTGCGAGGTCTCGCTCGACGTCGCCGCCGTCAGCCGCCGCCACGCCGAGGTCATCCGCCGCGGCGCCGACTTCGTCGTCGAGGACCTCGGCAGCCGCAACGGCACCTACGTCAACGGCCAGCGGATCGCCGGGCCCACCGTGCTCGCCAGCGGCGACCTGATCGGCATCTGCGACCAAGAGTTCGCCTTCGAGGGCGACGACGCCCCCGGGCGGACCGGGCTGACCGGCATGCTGGTCGGCAACCTCAGCGACGCCAAGTCGTCGCTCGTCCAGATGGTCGACGACCGCAAGACCGAATCGAGCGAACCCGCCACCGACTTCCAAGCCACCATCGGCGTCGGCGGCGGCGCGGGCGGCGCCACGGGCTGGTCGATGTCCGCGCGGCCCGAGGTGAAGCTCGCCGCGCTGATCGAAATCGCCAAGGGCCTCGGCCGGGCGATCTCGATCGACGAGGTCCTCCCCAAACTGCTCGACAGCCTCTTCAAAGTCTTCACGCAGGCCGACCGCGGCTTCGTCGTCATGCGGCCCGCGCCCGACGCGCCGCTGGTGCCGGTCGCCGCCAAGACGCGCCGCGGCGACATGGAAGAGGGCGCGCGGATCAGCCGCACCATCGTCGAAGAGGCGATGACCGGCAAGAAGGCGATCCTCTCTGCCGACGCCGCCAGCGACGAGCGGTTCGGCATGGCCGAGTCGATCGCACAGTTCCAGATCCGCTCGATGATGTGCGTCCCGCTGATCGACAGCGAGGACGAACCGATGGGCGTCATCCAGATCGACACGCTCAACCAACGCAGCCGGTTCGAGCAAGACGACCTCGAGGTGCTCGCCGCGGTGGCGAGCCTGGCGTCGGTCGCCGTCGACAACGCGCGGATGCACGACCAGGTGATCGCGCAGCGCGCCCTGCAGCGCGACCTCGAGCTCGCCACCCGCATGCAGCGGGCGCTGCTGCCCGCGGCGCCGCCGACGGCGCTCGGCTACGCGTTCTTCGACTTCTACGAGTCGGCCCGCCAGGTGGGCGGCGACTACTACGACTACGTGAACCTCCCCGGCGGCCGCTTCGCGGTGGTGCTCGGCGACGTCGCCGGCAAGGGCGTCGCCGCGGCGATCGTCATGGCGAAGCTCTCCAGCGACGTGCGGTTCGCCCTGGCGACCGAGCCTGACCTCGCCAGCGCCGTGAAGTACGTCAACCGGGCGTTCTGCGCGCAGGGCCTCGAAGACCGTTTCGTGACGATGATCTACACCGTCGTCGATCCCGCCACTAATGAAGTCACGCTCGTCAACGCGGGCCACATGGCGCCCTACCTGCGCCGGGTGAGCGGCGAGGTCCTCGACGTCCACGAAGAGATCACCGGCCTGCCGATCGGCGTGATGGACGACTACGACTACGAGCTGGCGAAGATCACGCTCGAGCCGGGCGAGTCGCTCACGCTCTTCACCGACGGCTTCAACGAGGCGATGAACGCCACGCGCGATCTCTACGGCCTCGAGCGCATCGCCGCGCAGGTAAGGCTCCCGGCAAAGACGATCGCCGACCTCGGCAACAACGTGATCACCGATGTCCGCAAGTTCGTCAACGGCTTCGACCAGTCGGACGACATGTGTCTGTGCGTATTCGGGCGCGACGCGGATTAG